The DNA sequence CTGTCAGGTCATCTTGTTAAGCATGTTTTCGGTAGAAACCGAACTGACTCAGATATATCCCTGCTAGCGCAGATCGCGGATTTGCGCTAGCACGAGACCACATGCCGCCTGCCCGGATTGTAGACGATAAATTCTATGCCCAATGCCAGGAATGCGGCGTCTGGCAGGAAGTGTTCCCGGTGGTTGCGCAGGTAGATACCTATTTTGAGTTCTGGCAGGCTCAGTTCCTGTGCTGCGGCAGGCAACAATCCGCCTGGTTTACCATCGAAAAGGTAGATGATGAAGTTCATTAAGGAACGATGTGCCTTGGCCGGAATTACTTTTAGTTTTCCCCTTCCTCTGCCGGAATTAGTCACCAACCACATTCCGCTCCCTTTGCTCATCTTTGCCGTTAAAGCAGTGTGACTCCGAAGTACCGCTCGCCGCTCCTAAAACTGCCAGCGCACCCCGGCATAGACGGAGTGGGCGGTGGAGTTGCCGCGGCCCACTTCGGCGTTGTAGTTGACCCCAATCTGGACGTTTTTACGGGTCACGAGATCCACCTTGGCGCCCACCACGGCAAAATCCCGTTGGGCGGCGTCGGTCCGGAAGGCAAAGGTAGTACCCGCCTGGCTCAGGCTGGCGTTGAGCCCCCGGCTGCCGTTGGCAAACTCATGCTGGTAGCTGGCATAGACCTGGGGCACCAGGGTGAACGCAGCCCGCTTCACCGGGGCGGCCACCTTCAGGCCGACGCCGGTCTGCAGCGAGTCGGCGCTCTGGCCTCCCACCTGCAGATTCAGGGCCCCGGCGCCGCTCTCCTGATAGCTATCAATCCACAGGCCGGAATAGGCCAGGGAAGCCATCGGGGTAATGATGAGGTTTTTGGCTTTGACGTCGTAGCCCGCCTCGCCATAAGCGTTGAGCTGGTGCCCGGTGGGCGAGCTCTTGGCGGTGCGCTGCAGGCCGCCGAAGGCAAGATTTCGTTCCAGGTCGAAGAGGTTCAAGGCGTATCCGAGGGAGCCATACGTATACCAGGACCGGCCGAGATAAGCGGCATAGGCCGTCAGCGGCCAGGTGTTGGTGGCGACGTTGCCGCCGGAACCCTTGAAATCGGCGTCGCTGTGGCTGTAGCCGGTGGCCAGGCCGAGCACCAGGTTGTCTCCCAGCCAACAGTCGGCCCCGGTCGTAAAGCCCGCCATATTAAAATTGTAGCCCGTCTGGTTCAGCGAGGATTGCTGCGACCCGAGGACCAAAGAGGGGTAGAGATAGAAGCCCCAGGGTTTTTCGGCGGCTGTTCCTGGCCTTGGCGTCAGCAGCCCGGCCAAACTGGCGGAGTTATAGGCCAGCATCAGACCCTGGAGGCTGGAATAGTTAAGTCTCAAAGCCCCGAATCCATCGGCTGCTGGTCCGCCCCCGCGGGGACCGAAGCGCAGATCGGTGAGGCGCTGCGCCTGCTGCCGCATCTGGAAGGAGGCCCCGGTGAGGGCCAGGTTGGACAGGGCCGCGCTCTTTTCGGCGGAGACCTGTTGAAAGGCCTGCCGCACGCCGGTGTTGTCGGGGAGATAATCAATGGTGTGCAGGACCGTATCCAGATCGCCGGTGGTGACGCCGGCCAGCCGGTTGAGCATCGCTCCAATGGCCGCCTGGTTGGCATTCAGGCCCAGGCCAGCATGGGTGTAATTCCTCTGCACGGCAAGATCCATGCTGTTGGCGCAGTAACGCGGCTGCCAGAAGAGGGTCGGGCTGATCTGTTGGTTCGACACGCCCTGGAATACTCCCTGCACGCCGCCGCTGGCGGTGATGATCCCGGGGAAAACCTGGTTGCCCCGGGGGCAGTAGCCGTCCAGCAGGGTGAACCCCACCATACTATCGGCAGCCACGGTAAGCGTCCCCGGGGTGCCGGTGACTGCCAGGCGGTCATAATCGCCGGCCGAGGCGATCTCCATTGCCAGCCGGCCGCCGGCGTTTTTGACCAGCGCCCCCTGAATGGTCAGGGTGCCCACGGAATTGCCCGGCCGGATCAAACCGCTGCTCTCAATATGGCCGACCACGAGGCCGCCCCCGGTAAACTCCCCGCCCTGGGCAATAGTAAGTTTGTCGAACTCCAGTTCGGCGCTCTTCTGTTTGATGAAATGGCCCCCGGGCAGGACTTGAGGTTCGTCGCCCTGCAGCCGGCCGCCGTCTAATTTATATACGCCGTAACAGGTCTGGTTTAAGCCAATTATCAGATTACCGGTCACCCGGTTGGTGCCTCCAGATTGAGTGAATACCCCAGCGGCATAATCAAACTCATTGGCAATACGGATGTTATCGGCGTTGACTTGGCCATCTTGAAGTGTGAAACTTGCTTCCAACCCTGTGTCGGATGCTATTAAGATGTCGCCGTTCACGGTGTTGGTGCCGCCTGATTGAGTAAAATTAACCGGCCCGAAATCCATTCTTAGGCCTTTGGTCACCAGCTCCCCTTTTTCCAGTTGGTATAGAGGAGGCTGACCATAGTCTCCGCAAGGTTTCATAATGAGGCAGCCGTCAATGGTCTGTTTTCCGTCCGCCAGCTTAAAGGTGCCGTTGTACTCCCAAGTCAGATCCCCATGGGAAGATAAGGTGCCGTAATTGGTAAAGTTGCAAGGCGAATAGGGGCTGACAGGATTGATACTGAGAAGGTTCCCAGCCGAGGTGATGGTGCCGTAATTTTCTATATTTGTGTTGTTGTTAGTATTGATGGACAGGGCCACGGAGTTTGGGTCCTTCCCGCTGGCGGGGCCCACAACCAGGCTGGCGTTTTCAGCCACCGTAAAGTTCACCGGGCTTTGCACTATATGACCCTCGGCGTAGGCCAAAATCCCCCTGGCACTGTTTCCCAGGACTTCGACGGCGCCGTTGACATTGACGGTGACGCTGCCAACGGTGCCCCTGCCAGCCTCACTCTGGGCCAGGATGCCTATCGAGTCGGCCCCGGTTAGCTTCATGGTCCCCGCTTGGGTGACCGTGACGTCGCCGCTGTCGCCGTAAGCGCCGGCGCTGCCGCCCTGGCCCTGGCTCATATTCAAGCCGCCGCCGCCCCCCAGGCTCTGGGCGGCGATGCCGATGCAGGCCTGGCCGCCGGCGTCGATGTTCCCGGAGCTGGTGACGGTGACGTTTTTCCCGCTGCCCTGGCTGCTGTTGCCCCAGGAGGTCAAGCCGCCGCTGAAGGGTGTGGGGGCTTCACTGGAGGTGTGGCTCACCAGGCCGCCGCCGCCCCCGATGCTTTGGGCCAGCAGGCCGCAGGCCGCGATGCTGTTATTGAGGTTGATGGCACCGGTGCTGGTGACGGTCACTTCGCCCCCGTCGCCAGAAGCATTTTTATCGCCGCCGAAGTGAATGGCAGCCCCTTTCGCCACCGTGCTGCCGAGGCCGCCGCCGGCGCCGAGGCTCTGGGCCACGAGGCCGTGAGCCCCCGCCCCGGACACCGTGACGTGGCTGCTGTTGGTGAGGCTCACCGCGCCGCCCGAGCCGCCGGCATTATTTCCTCCCAGGGTGAGGCTGCCGGTGGCGCCGGCGTTATCGGGGGCCGTCACCCAGCCGAGGCCGCCGCCGCCCCCGATGCTCTGGGCCGCCACACCGATGGCGCCTTTGCCCGCGGTGGTGATGTTGGTCCCCGTGGTCTTGACCTGCACCGGGCCGGCGTCGCCGTGCGCCTGGTTCTCGGCCCCCAGGGTGACGTCGCCGCTTTGCGGGGCGCCGGCGGCAAGATCAGCGCCGGCGAACCCGCCCCCGGCGCCGATGCTCTGGGCCAGGAGGCCCGGGGAATTATCATTGTGGGTGGTGATGCTGCTGCTGCTCTGCACCGTCACCGCCTGGCCGCTGCCGCTGACGCCGTTTTTGCCGCCGCAGTGGATGGGGAAAGGAATATACCCTGCCTGGCTGAAGCAAAACCCGGCGGTGCCGCCGCCGGCGCCGATGCTCTGGGCCAGGAGGCCCGGCGCCTGTTTCCCGGCGGTCTCGATCAGCTTTCCGGTATCAGTAATGGTGATGGAGCCGCCCTGACCGCCTTGACCATTGTCAGCCCCGATGCCGATCCCTAGCCCTGCGAGACTCAATTCCCCGGCCACGCTGACCCCGGCGTTGCCGCCGCCGCCGCCGACGCTCTGCGCCTGGAGGCCCGGGGCGTGATCCCCCTGAGTCTTAATGCTGCTGCCGCTGCTGATCTGCATCTCCCCGCCGTCGCTGCCGCTGCCGGCTGATCCTCCCAGGGTCACACCCAGGGTACTTAAAGAAACCGCGCCGGACACGCTGAGGCCGCCGCCGCCCCCGCCGCCGCCAACGCTCTGGCCGATGATGCCCGCGGACCGGTCTCCCAGGGTGCTGATCTGGCCGGTGCCGTAATTGATGGTCACCTTACTGCCCTGTCCGCCGTCGCCACCCTGGGCCCCTAAAGAGAAGTTCACATTACCTACAATTGACAAATTCCCAATGACACTGAGGCCGCCGTCGCCGCCGCCGCCGCCCACGCTCTGGGCCATGACGCCGGTGGAGTCATCCCCCTGGGTATTAACGCTGCTGGCGCTGGCGAGGTTTACCGTGCCGGCGCCGCCGCCGCTGCCGCCTGAGCTCCCCAGGCTCACCGCCACATCACCTGCGGAGGAAACATCGCCGATGACGCTGAAGCCGCCGCTGCCGCCGCCGCCGCCCACGCTCTGGGCTGTGATGCCCACCGAACGGTTCCCGGCGGTCTCAATCAGCTTGCCGGTATCAGTTACGGTAATGGAGCCGCCCTGGCCGCCATCACCGCCCGTACCGCCGACGCCGACCTCCATCCCTCCTACATCTGCTGCGCCGACGACTATGAAGCCGCCGCTGCTGCCGCCGCCGCCGGCGCTCTGGGCTGTGATGCCGGGGGAGTCATCCCCCTGGGTCTTGATGCTGCTGCTGCCGCTGCTGATCTGCACCCCGCCGCCGTCGCTGCCGTCGCCGGCTGAACCACCCACGCTGGCGCCCAGGGATCCTATAACAGAAAGGTCGCCGATGATGCTGAAGCCGCCGCTGCCGCCCCCGCCCCCCACACTCCGGGCGTCAATTCCCGCCGACCGGTCTCCCAGGGTGCTGATCTGGCCGCTGCCCTGACTGATGCTCACCTCGCCGCCCTTGCCGCTGCCGCCGCCCTTGCCTCCCATCGATACATCCAAATCGATGCCGCTGGACACCCCGGCGACGAGACTAAAACCGCCGCTGCCGCCCCCGCCCCCGAGGCTGAGGGCCTGGATGCCGGGGGAATCATGGCCATGGATCCCGGCTTGGTCCGACCAGCCGGTGGCGATGCTGCTGCTGCTCTGCACCGTCACCGCCCCGGCATCGGCCCCGGCGCCGCCGTCGCCCCCCATGCTTAAGGAGAGGTCCCCGCCGATGAGCTGAGGACTTAGGTCCACCCCGGCGGCCACGCTGAAGCCGCCGCTGCCGCCCCCGCCCCCAATGCTGTGGGCCGCAATGCCCCAGGAACGATCCCCCAGGGTGCGAATGGCAGCCCCGGTGCTGGTGACGCTTACCTCCCCGGCGGTGTTGCCCTCCCCACCCTGGGCGCCGAAGGATAACGCCAGGCTGCCGTTCTTCTTCTCCTTACTGAGATTAAACACCCCAGCCACGGTGTAGCCGCCGCTGCCGCCGCCGCCGCCGATGCTTTGCGCCAGGATGCCGGAGCTGTCATTGCCCGAGACAAAATTCTGCTCCTGAGTGGCGCCGGTGCTGATGGCGCCGGCGCAGGTGACGGTCGCTCCCCCGGAGCCGCCGCCGCTGCCGCCGCTGCCGCCCAGAGCCAGGGAAACGGCCAGGCCGGAGTCTTTGCCGCTGTAGTTAAAGCTGCCGCTATAGGAGCCGCCGCCGCTGCCGCCGCCGCCGCCCACGCTCTGGGCATGAATGCCCGCAGCCGAGTTGCCGCGGGTGGCAATCTCAGAGCCATGGCTCTCCACCGTCACCAGCCCCGCGGCGT is a window from the Desulfobacca acetoxidans DSM 11109 genome containing:
- a CDS encoding autotransporter outer membrane beta-barrel domain-containing protein; translation: MLSQDLSQEQGEARFKGNTAADLQAWAAAPGRKRRVGRQARGRWPAERLMGCLAAVFLALGAPLAMATPIAVVSEYYQGGTGGPGQTGGTPDKVSSVSPDGFLSSSKDIDAHYAIGIYGESLGGQGGGGTHGDFVNGDGGKGGDGGPGNSVQIKNLYRITTQPDQQIGIYASSGGGDGGGGGDAFWVNKTGGDGGKGGDAGAVTVINGEGGVITTTGQGAHGIFAQSKGGTGGAGGAGGGAHGKGGCGQGGGGGGPVTVTNAGDIIINDIEAYGIYAQSVGGFGGSGGLGHGIVGYGGDGNSGGDGNTVTVTNSGAIRTTGEADSDAIHAESIGGGGGSAGAAHGLVAIGGQGEAGGFGGDIIINNTGALWAYSKSRGIFAQSIGGGGGKAQSSVDGLVAIGGSSSIGGKAGQVQITNQADITACSNAIYAESIGGGGGCGTQAVGMVSIGGGGAGGGDGGAVSVTSAGNLATSQDNASAVLAKSTGGGGGSGGNSVGAGFWAGVAIGGKADKGGNAGPVTVNCDLGSSLTTTGHASHGVEAQSIGGGGGSGGYAVAGAIGDFLTTTVALGGSAGGGGAGNDVNVSSAANINTLGANADGILAQSTGGGGGSGGFGVAGNVGPGWQVSVGLGGSGGSGGSGGEVVVITTADKAITTAGNNSLGILAQSTGGGGGSGGFDVAANAGGISATVGLGGQGGSGGAGGPVQVDSGSAITTTGNNAHALLAQSVGGGGGTGGFNVSGGVSVGSAAVSLGGAGGDGGHGGQVTVNSAGDLSTAGDNAWGVSAQSVGGGGGAGGFSVAGNISGLFGASVSLGGSGGGGGSGGQVQATLSGDAISTQGQNSPAIGAQSVGGGGGAGGFSISGSVVTGTPEYPSFTANVSLGGNGGQGNSGGEVDVTSNVGAITTAGDHAQGIKAASTGGGGGSAGYSIAAGFSKNASLSFSLGGQGGDGNMGGPVSVESHSAITTSGAGSQGILAQSLGGGGGDGGFSVTGDFTYSGKSLDLGVAVGGSGGTGSHGSQVAVKSLGPTISTAGDGAAGVEARSQGGGGGDASFSGALSLGPTAFAFGFAKVPGLTLGNVGGGAGDGGEVSLENQSDVSTQGDAAEGLLAQSVGGGGGKGSFKLRGQVGFGEQGFQFKLGAQGSAGGGGGDAGPVTVNDHVAAGVTQKTIATSGHNSHGIAAQSIGGGGGKGGNAMQLGVTSQEGWFPQMNFVFGGAGGAGGAADEVSVTSDSGITTQGENASGILAQSVGGGGGDGGLAVGLSIKTQPTKLVLGALSVVKGGSGGSGDAAGLVTVESHGSEIATRGNSAAGIHAQSVGGGGGSGGGSYSGSFNYSGKDSGLAVSLALGGSGGSGGGSGGATVTCAGAISTGATQEQNFVSGNDSSGILAQSIGGGGGSGGYTVAGVFNLSKEKKNGSLALSFGAQGGEGNTAGEVSVTSTGAAIRTLGDRSWGIAAHSIGGGGGSGGFSVAAGVDLSPQLIGGDLSLSMGGDGGAGADAGAVTVQSSSSIATGWSDQAGIHGHDSPGIQALSLGGGGGSGGFSLVAGVSSGIDLDVSMGGKGGGSGKGGEVSISQGSGQISTLGDRSAGIDARSVGGGGGSGGFSIIGDLSVIGSLGASVGGSAGDGSDGGGVQISSGSSSIKTQGDDSPGITAQSAGGGGSSGGFIVVGAADVGGMEVGVGGTGGDGGQGGSITVTDTGKLIETAGNRSVGITAQSVGGGGGSGGFSVIGDVSSAGDVAVSLGSSGGSGGGAGTVNLASASSVNTQGDDSTGVMAQSVGGGGGDGGLSVIGNLSIVGNVNFSLGAQGGDGGQGSKVTINYGTGQISTLGDRSAGIIGQSVGGGGGGGGLSVSGAVSLSTLGVTLGGSAGSGSDGGEMQISSGSSIKTQGDHAPGLQAQSVGGGGGNAGVSVAGELSLAGLGIGIGADNGQGGQGGSITITDTGKLIETAGKQAPGLLAQSIGAGGGTAGFCFSQAGYIPFPIHCGGKNGVSGSGQAVTVQSSSSITTHNDNSPGLLAQSIGAGGGFAGADLAAGAPQSGDVTLGAENQAHGDAGPVQVKTTGTNITTAGKGAIGVAAQSIGGGGGLGWVTAPDNAGATGSLTLGGNNAGGSGGAVSLTNSSHVTVSGAGAHGLVAQSLGAGGGLGSTVAKGAAIHFGGDKNASGDGGEVTVTSTGAINLNNSIAACGLLAQSIGGGGGLVSHTSSEAPTPFSGGLTSWGNSSQGSGKNVTVTSSGNIDAGGQACIGIAAQSLGGGGGLNMSQGQGGSAGAYGDSGDVTVTQAGTMKLTGADSIGILAQSEAGRGTVGSVTVNVNGAVEVLGNSARGILAYAEGHIVQSPVNFTVAENASLVVGPASGKDPNSVALSINTNNNTNIENYGTITSAGNLLSINPVSPYSPCNFTNYGTLSSHGDLTWEYNGTFKLADGKQTIDGCLIMKPCGDYGQPPLYQLEKGELVTKGLRMDFGPVNFTQSGGTNTVNGDILIASDTGLEASFTLQDGQVNADNIRIANEFDYAAGVFTQSGGTNRVTGNLIIGLNQTCYGVYKLDGGRLQGDEPQVLPGGHFIKQKSAELEFDKLTIAQGGEFTGGGLVVGHIESSGLIRPGNSVGTLTIQGALVKNAGGRLAMEIASAGDYDRLAVTGTPGTLTVAADSMVGFTLLDGYCPRGNQVFPGIITASGGVQGVFQGVSNQQISPTLFWQPRYCANSMDLAVQRNYTHAGLGLNANQAAIGAMLNRLAGVTTGDLDTVLHTIDYLPDNTGVRQAFQQVSAEKSAALSNLALTGASFQMRQQAQRLTDLRFGPRGGGPAADGFGALRLNYSSLQGLMLAYNSASLAGLLTPRPGTAAEKPWGFYLYPSLVLGSQQSSLNQTGYNFNMAGFTTGADCWLGDNLVLGLATGYSHSDADFKGSGGNVATNTWPLTAYAAYLGRSWYTYGSLGYALNLFDLERNLAFGGLQRTAKSSPTGHQLNAYGEAGYDVKAKNLIITPMASLAYSGLWIDSYQESGAGALNLQVGGQSADSLQTGVGLKVAAPVKRAAFTLVPQVYASYQHEFANGSRGLNASLSQAGTTFAFRTDAAQRDFAVVGAKVDLVTRKNVQIGVNYNAEVGRGNSTAHSVYAGVRWQF